In one Oryza glaberrima chromosome 2, OglaRS2, whole genome shotgun sequence genomic region, the following are encoded:
- the LOC127764249 gene encoding uncharacterized protein LOC127764249 has product MASASDPAEVELHGQREPHASSSSTDASIPAPTSAAAADVPPPPSSSSSPPPPPPSSVEGRTKQPGGGGRGADAASSTSAAAAVEQKGKKKISASDDREQAEGDEEERKSDSQKKKLAGRRRRRRRRRLNLAAYQGDAKKPSDDVNLARRPGKLPWDDPRVWKPHVTPVSTVKKSLGISILVYISNKFLRRKGSPAGFSNLKYKQQPLVQHQKIPLASAPEHYGLRSGLRRIMSANLLILLNEYSDFRPVHGDGECFYRSFIFSYLEQVLDMVGTDEENRLLAAVGAIDHRQWASGFSQSHKVFEKLIQNVMRWKRRQKGVASADSRRQKLLEFFSSYSKSDGILAFLKYAAANWICSHREEYEPNIAGLGGGYTLEAWCEIYLLQPREQTDHIQMTAVAAALGVPLRVENLHNGPAQDIYTADGVNIPRVTLLYTGVHYDILYPRHPSGGSGSRSSTQRAGCFRPFW; this is encoded by the exons ATGGCGTCCGCGTCCGACCCAGCAGAAGTAGAGCTCCATGGGCAGCGCGAGCCCCACGCCTCGAGCTCCTCCACCGATGCTTCGATCCCCGcgccgacctccgccgccgccgccgatgtccctccgcctccgtcgtcgtcgtcgtctccgccgccgccgcctccctcgtccGTCGAGGGCCGCACCAAGCAgcccggaggcggaggccgcgggGCCGACGCCGCGTCGAgcacctccgccgcggcggcggtcgagcagaaggggaagaagaagatatCGGCCTCGGATGATCGGGAGCAG GCggaaggggatgaggaggagaggaaatctGATTCCCAGAAGAAGAAGctagccgggaggaggaggaggaggaggaggaggagattaaATCTTGCTGCGTATCAAGGCGACGCCAAGAAACCATCTGATGATGTCAACCTG GCCAGGAGGCCCGGGAAGCTACCTTGGGATGATCCCAGAGTTTGGAAACCGCATGTGACGCCCGTTTCCACGGTAAAGAAGTCACTCGGGATTAGCATCCTTGTCTATATCAGCAACAAG TTTTTACGTAGAAAAGGAAGTCCAGCTGGGTTCTCCAATCTAAAATACAAGCAGCAACCTCTTGTGCAACATCAG AAAATTCCCCTCGCTTCTGCCCCTGAACATTATGGGCTGCGATCAGGTTTGCGGCGAATTATGTCTGCGAATTTGCTGATACTTCTCAACGAGTATTCAGATTTTAGGCCGGTGCATGGAGATGGGGAATGTTTCTACAGGAGTTTCATATTTTCCTATCTG GAGCAAGTTCTTGACATGGTGGGCACAGATGAGGAAAATCGCCTCCTTGCTGCTGTTGGAGCAATTGATCATCGTCAATGGGCCTCTGGATTTTCTCAGAGCCACAAA GTATTTGAGAAGCTGATACAGAACGTGATGAGATGGAAGAGGAGACAGAAGGGTGTAGCATCAGCTGACAG CCGTAGGCAGAAACTTCTCGAGTTCTTCAGCAGTTACAGCAAGTCGGATGGCA TTTTGGCTTTCCTCAAATATGCAGCAGCTAACTGGATATGCTCGCACAGAGAGGAGTATGAACCGAACATAGCTGGGCTTGGAGGTGGCTACACCCTGGAAGCT TGGTGCGAAATCTATCTTCTTCAGCCTCGTGAGCAAACTGACCATATTCAGATGACGGCCGTGGCAGCCGCGCTTGGGGTGCCTCTCCGAGTGGAGAACCTGCATAATGGACCAGCTCAAGATATCTACACTGCCGATGGCGTTAACATTCCTCGCGTCACCTTGCTGTACACAGGCGTCCACTATGATATCCTTTACCCACGCCATCCTTCTGGTGGGAGTGGGAGTAGGAGCTCGACACAACGGGCTGGTTGCTTTCGTCCCTTCTGGTAG
- the LOC127761805 gene encoding uncharacterized protein LOC127761805 produces the protein MAIGDDYSKARQALAVSAHECSLVDAVSSAATPPTADDGEGHAAGFFEGFVLGGIRVDSVRPGLVDCSFTVPSRLTDRSGCLAAGAVVSLVDEVGSAASIADGRPVKVSTDMSVSFVSLAQARPGDRLRITARALGHKGAYSATHVLISNAATGEVVAEGRHSLFGRMKVVSTSTATATSKL, from the exons ATGGCCATTGGGGATGACTACTCCAAGGCGAGGCAAGCCCTGGCGGTGAGCGCCCACGAGTGCTCGCTGGTGGACGCGGTCTCCtccgcggccacgccgccgaccGCGGACGACGGGGAGGGGCACGCGGCGGGCTTCTTCGAGGGCTTCGTGCTGGGCGGGATCCGCGTGGACAGCGTCCGCCCGGGCCTCGTCGACTGCTCCTTCACCGTCCCCTCCAGGCTCACC GATCGGAGCGGGTGCCTGGCCGCGGGCGCGGTGGTGTCGCTGGTGGACGAGGTGGGGTCGGCGGCCTCCATCGCCGACGGGCGCCCCGTCAAGGTCTCCACCGACATGTCCGTCTCCTTCGTCTCCCTCGCGCAGGCCCGCCCCGGCGACCGCCTGCGGATCACGGCCAGGGCGCTCGGCCACAAGGGGGCGTACTCCGCCACCCACGTCCTCATCTCcaacgccgccaccggcgaggtcgtcgccgagGGCAGGCACTCCCTCTTCGGCAGGATGAAGGtcgtctccacctccaccgccaccgccaccagcaAGCTGTGA
- the LOC127762565 gene encoding uncharacterized protein LOC127762565: MARKKGPNLTERMAAAETELGDLSQKVVNLTSNLNNILGSLTKLETWIPAVDAGIQGLNNVVEEISARVTKLESMPATATFAAAQTPVGPGNVENHQGNASKALAAQERTLVKGKSRLPISPVNFDLGEASVQSQFSSRSSSPRLPKTDFPRFDGDNPKLWKKNSEKYFDMYQVPYDSWANFATLHFVGNAALWLQTYEALHSVETWPELCVAVHSKFGKDKYQEHLEELESLRQTSGVDAYYSKFEELMHRVLVYNQAFDETYFVTKFVGGLKTEIKAAIKLHKPRTVDAVLSLAKTQEDLALEIKKGGQKSTYKEGFKSTAFRVNYQGKGILGQAPDDTTKTEDKPKWEDRFEFLKAARKAKGECFKCGEKWGPGHKCPKSVQLHVLEELLEVFQLREDDEVCQNEEAESSEEELVVSECVLSGTMGKKTIRLQGLIQNHEVLIQIDSGSSSSFISQQLVEKLGLAVTDIPLSQVIIADGGVMQCDKLATGVEWWCQGHSFTNDLKGKRINLVGVKENLSDCKSVTSKQLKGMLKTGAVSQVVQLCSIAEESLETELPPTISAVFKEFQGQFKAPSGLPPHRSFDHSIPLLPGSKPVNVKPYRYAPKQKDEIERQVKEMLLQGIIKPSSSSFASPVLLVKKKDGTWRFCVDYRGLNDITVKNKYPMPVVDELLDELSGAQWSTKLDLRSGYHQIRLVQQDEHKTAFKTHQGLYEFRVMPFGLTNAPASFEGLMNTIFDKMIRRNVLVFVDDILVYSKTLEEHVQHLREVFAVLQQHKLFVKASKCSFAKQQLEYLGHIIGAQGVATDPSKVHAVQDWPVPRNLKQLRGFLGLTGYYRKFIKNYGIMTRPLTAFLKKGVPFKWAELQQQAFSQVKWAMVQAPVLALPDFSQEFIVETDACDKGIGAVLLQNGHPIAYLSKALGVKAQALSTYEKECLAILMAVNKWRAYLQNNEFVIQTNHKSLTHLGEQKLTTSMQHKAFIKLMGLQYKIRYKQGAENRVVDALSRRDADEELSAISVGRPKWLESVVDWYDQDEEAKPLLAQLIINPVGVEHFTLTNGVIRFQGKIWLGKFVEAQQAVLLAMHASGLGGHSGITATYNRIKNLFYWPGMKKDVYQYVSACDICQQAKPEHCKSPGKLQPLSIPEQARSTISMDFIEGLPKSEGFDTILVVVDKFSKFAKFIPLAHPFKHYKLPQLLSRMFMIHLGCHSALNKSPYEVLFARKPTPFGLIDVGESTVPDVQIWLQNRAHMNEVLHQQLTRAQQRMKHQADKHRSERVFAVGDMVYLKLQPYVQMTVARRSCQKLCFRYFGPYKILECIGEVAYRLDLPHSSQIHPLVHVFLLKKVIHSGIQVQADLPENCVSKEAEVVPEEILRRQLIKRGNSAVPYGLIRWTG, translated from the exons ATGGCGAGGAAGAAGGGTCCAAATCTTACggagaggatggcggcggcggaaactGAGTTGGGAGATCTGAGCCAGAAGGTGGTGAATCTCACAAGCAACCTCAACAACATCCTGGGATCACTCACCAAGCTGGAGACATGGATTCCGGCGGTTGATGCGGGAATTCAAGGTTTGAACAATGTGGTGGAGGAGATCTCAGCAAGGGTGACGAAGCTGGAGAGCATGCCAGCGACGGCGACGTTCGCGGCGGCTCAAACGCCCGTAGGGCCCGGCAATGTCGAGAATCACCAGGGTAACGCATCCAAAGCCCTTGCGGCTCAGGAGCGAACCCTGGTCAAGGGTAAGTCTCGGTTGCCGATTTCCCCTGTCAATTTCGATTTGGGTGAAGCGTCTGTGCAGAGTCAGTTTAGCAGTCGATCCAGTAGCCCTAGATTGCCAAAAACTGATTTCCCAAGGTTTGATGGAGATAACCCAAAACTGTGGAAGAAGAACTCTGAAAAATACTTTGATATGTACCAAGTTCCCTATGATAGttgggcaaattttgctactcTGCACTTTGTGGGTAATGCTGCACTGTGGTTGCAAACTTATGAGGCTTTGCATAGTGTTGAGACTTGGCCTGAACTTTGTGTAGCAGTGCATAGTAAGTTTGGGAAAGATAAATATCAGGAGCACTTAGAGGAGTTAGAGAGTCTTAGGCAAACCAGTGGGGTTGATGCATATTATAGCAAATTTGAGGAGTTGATGCACAGAGTCTTAGTGTATAATCAGGCTTTTGATGAGACATattttgttaccaaatttgTGGGTGGCCTTAAAACTGAAATCAAAGCAGCAATCAAGCTGCATAAACCTAGAACTGTTGATGCGGTTTTGTCTCTTGCTAAAACGCAGGAAGATTTGGCGTTGGAGATAAAGAAAGGAGGTCAGAAGTCCACTTATAAGGAAGGATTTAAATCAACAGCTTTCAGGGTAAActaccaaggcaaaggtatactGGGACAAGCTCCTGATGACACCACCAAGACAGAAGACAAGCCAAAGTGGGAGGATCGCTTTGAGTTTCTCAAGGCTGCCAGAAAAGCAAAGGGAGAATGTTTTAAGTGTGGTGAGAAATGGGGACCAGGTCACAAATGTCCAAAATCTGTCCAACTTCATGTCCTTGAGGAATTATTGGAAGTGTTTCAACTTCGTGAGGATGATGAGGTGTGTCAGAATGAAGAGGCTGAGAGTAGTGAAGAGGAACTTGTTGTCTCAGAATGTGTTTTGTCTGGAACTATGGGAAAGAAGACCATCAGGTTGCAAGGATTGATACAGAATCATGAAGTTCTGATTCAGATTGATTCAGGAAGCTCCAGCAGTTTCATTTCTCAACAGTTGGTGGAAAAGTTGGGGTTGGCTGTTACAGATATTCCTTTATCTCAGGTGATAATTGCGGATGGTGGGGTTATGCAGTGTGATAAGTTGGCTACAGGGGTGGAGTGGTGGTGTCAAGGACACAGTTTCACAAATGACCTTAAG GGAAAGAGAATTAATCTAGTTGGGGTGAAGGAAAATTTGTCTGATTGTAAATCTGTCACTTCCAAGCAGTTGAAAGGAATGCTCAAGACTGGAGCAGTTTCCCAAGTGGTTCAGTTATGCTCAATTGCTGAAGAAAGTTTGGAGACTGAACTACCCCCAACTATTAGTGCAGTCTTCAAGGAATTTCAAGGACAGTTCAAGGCACCTTCAGGACTACCACCTCACAGGAGTTTTGACCATAGCATACCTTTACTGCCAGGATCTAAACCAGTCAATGTTAAACCCTACAGATATGCTCCCAAGCAAAAGGATGAGATAGAGAGGCAGGTTAAGGAAATGTTGCTCCAGGGCATCATTAAACCCAGCTCAAGCTCATTTGCTTCTCCTGTGTTGCTGGTGAAAAAGAAAGATGGGACTTGGAGATTTTGTGTGGATTACAGAGGTTTGAACGATATTACAGTGAAGAAtaaatatccaatgccagtggtAGATGAGTTGCTTGATGAATTATCAGGGGCTCAATGGTCCACAAAGTTAGACCTCAGATCGGGTTACCACCAAATTCGGTTGGTCCAGCAGGATGAACATAAAACCGCCTTTAAGACTCATCAAGGATTGTATGAATTCAGAGTAATGCCTTTCGGATTGACTAATGCACCAGCTTCTTTCGAAGGACTCATGAACACAATCTTTGACAAAATGATCAGAAGGAATGTGCTGGTATTTGTGGATGACATACTAGTTTACAGTAAAACTCTCGAGGAACATGTGCAACATTTGAGGGAAGTCTTTGCAGTTCTGCAGCAACACAAATTGTTTGTCAAGGCAAGCAAATGTTCATTTGCTAAACAACAGTTGGAATACTTGGGACACATAATTGGAGCTCAAGGTGTGGCCACAGATCCTTCCAAGGTACATGCTGTTCAAGATTGGCCAGTTCCAAGGAATCTCAAACAGCTAAGGGGGTTTTTGGGACTGACAGGCTATTACAGGAAGTTCATCAAGAATTATGGAATTATGACCAGACCCTTAACTGCATTTCTCAAGAAAGGGGTGCCTTTCAAGTGGGCCGAATTGCAACAACAGGCATTTAGTCAAGTTAAGTGGGCTATGGTTCAAGCACCTGTGTTGGCTTTACCAGATTTTTCCCAGGAATTTATTGTGGAAACTGATGCTTGTGATAAAGGAATTGGGGCTGTGCTACTTCAGAATGGGCACCCAATTGCTTATTTGAGTAAAGCTTTAGGGGTTAAAGCTCAAGCATTGTCCACTTATGAGAAAGAATGTCTTGCAATATTGATGGCAGTTAACAAATGGAGAGCTTATTTACAAAACAATGAATTTGTTATACAGACTAACCACAAGAGTCTTACACATTTGGGGGAACAGAAATTGACTACTAGCATGCAACACAAAGCATTCATCAAGTTGATGGGTTTGCAATATAAGATCAGATATAAACAAGGGGCAGAAAACAGGGTGGTTGATGCCTTATCTAGGAGGGATGCAGATGAGGAGTTGTCGGCAATCTCTGTTGGAAGACCTAAATGGTTGGAATCTGTGGTTGATTGGTATGATCAAGATGAGGAGGCAAAACCGTTGCTGGCTCAACTGATAATCAATCCAGTAGGGGTAGAACATTTCACCTTGACTAATGGAGTAATCAGGTTCCAGGGAAAAATCTGGCTGGGTAAGTTTGTTGAAGCACAACAGGCAGTACTTCTTGCTATGCATGCCAGTGGGCTAGGAGGACATTCTGGAATAACAGCCACCTATAATAGAATTAAAAATCTATTCTATTGGCCGGGAATGAAAAAAGATGTTTACCAGTATGTGTCAGCCTGTGACATCTGTCAGCAAGCCAAACCTGAACATTGTAAGAGTCCTGGTAAACTACAGCCTTTATCAATTCCAGAGCAAGCTCGGTCAACCATTAGCATGGATTTTATTGAAGGTTTACCCAAGTCAGAAGGCTTTGATACAATTCTTGTAGTGGTTGACAAGTTCTCAAAATTTGCTAAGTTTATACCTCTGGCTCATCCTTTCAAGCACTACAAGTTGCCACAGCTTTTATCAAGAATGTTTATGATACATTTGGGATGCCACAG TGCTCTGAATAAATCTCCCTATGAAGTGCTCTTTGCAAGGAAGCCAACTCCTTTTGGTCTTATTGATGTTGGAGAAAGTACAGTCCCTGATGTGCAAATTTGGCTGCAAAACAGAGCTCATATGAATGAGGTTCTACATCAACAACTGACCAGAGCACAACAGAGGATGAAACATCAGGCTGACAAGCATCGTTCTGAGAGGGTTTTTGCAGTTGGTGACATGGTTTATTTGAAACTTCAACCATATGTGCAAATGACAGTAGCACGAAGGAGTTGTCAAAAACTGTGTTTTAGGTACTTTGGCCCCTACAAGATTCTGGAATGTATCGGTGAAGTAGCTTATCGGCTGGATCTTCCCCATAGTAGCCAAATTCATCCATTAGTGCATGTGTTTTTGCTCAAGAAGGTGATTCATTCTGGCATACAAGTCCAGGCGGATCTTCCTGAAAACTGTGTTTCTAAAGAAGCTGAGGTGGTTCCAGAAGAAATACTTCGTCGTCAACTCATTAAGAGAGGTAATTCTGCAGTTCCTTACGGGTTAATTCGCTGGACTGGTTGA
- the LOC127762072 gene encoding LOW QUALITY PROTEIN: uncharacterized protein LOC127762072 (The sequence of the model RefSeq protein was modified relative to this genomic sequence to represent the inferred CDS: substituted 2 bases at 2 genomic stop codons) produces the protein MFFLFIPRRCVHSCFTQERWGGSKRGEDSRGVDSDCRIAPTSDGRHDFMRTPIWACKYFMESLSSLLSNGSIPMSISDLERLQSSFYCXVLFCPXCCVTSFGPNVLYIKLGPLGGCPRVRARHQHPCGRSPTLLIPLAAAKNTWALFRSKYSVATLPS, from the coding sequence ATGTTCTTCTTGTTTATACCCCGGAGATGTGTGCACtcttgttttactcaggaacgatggggAGGATCCAAACGgggagaggattcgcgcggggtggattcggactgcaggatAGCGCCAACATCTGACGGCCGGcacgacttcatgcgaactccgatttgggcgtgcaagtacttcatggaaagcttatcaagtctactttcaaatggatccattCCCATGTCCATATCTGATCTGGAGCGGCTGCAATCATCATTTTACTGCTGAGTACTTTTCTGTCCATGATGCTGCGTCACCTCATTTGGGCCCAATGTGCTGTATatcaagttgggcccattaggggggTGTCCTAGGGTTAGAGCACGACACCAACACCCCTGTGGTCGTTCTCCCACTCTTCTTATACCTTTAGCCGCTGCCAAGAACACTTGGGCTTTGTTTAGATCAAAGTATAGCGTCGCTACTTTGCCGAGTTAA